One window of the Anas acuta chromosome 12, bAnaAcu1.1, whole genome shotgun sequence genome contains the following:
- the TPM1 gene encoding LOW QUALITY PROTEIN: tropomyosin alpha-1 chain (The sequence of the model RefSeq protein was modified relative to this genomic sequence to represent the inferred CDS: inserted 1 base in 1 codon), whose translation MDAIKKKMQMLKLDKENALDRAEQAEADKKAAEERSKQLEDDIVQLEKQLHVTEDTRDQVLEELHKSEDSLLSAEENAAKVLCPCRKQRESNCLSFXSLSVRLSFSVSSALALLPLHDHVACCTFSCPPSPLHHFPPESQLEDELVALQKKLKGTEDELDKYSESLKDAQEKLELADKKATDAESEVASLNRRIQLVEEELDRAQERLATALQKLEEAEKAADESERGMKVIENRAQKDEEKMEIQEIQLKEAKHIAEEADRKYEEVARKLVIIESDLERAEERAELSESKCAELEEELKTVTNNLKSLEAQAEKYSQKEDKYEEEIKVLTDKLKEAETRAEFAERSVTKLEKSIDDLEEKVAHAKEENLNMHQMLDQTLLELNNM comes from the exons ATGGATGCCATCAAGAAGAAGATGCAGATGCTTAAACTGGACAAGGAGAATGCCTTGGACAGAGCCGAGCAAGCCGAAGCGGACAagaaggcagcagaggagaggagcaagCAG TTAGAGGATGACATTGTGCAATTGGAAAAGCAATTGCATGTGACGGAGGATACGAGGGACCAAGTGCTGGAAGAGCTACACAAGTCTGAGGATAGCCTCCTCTCCGCAGAGGAGAATGCTGCCAAGGTATTGTGCCCTTGCCGTAAGCAAAGAGAATCTAACtgtctctcct tctctctctctgtccgtctgtctttttctgtctcttctgcaCTTGCACTTCTCCCTTTGCACGATCACGTTGCCTGCTGCACCTTTTCCTGCCCGCCCTCCCCTCTCCACCACTTTCCACCCGAATCACAGCTGGAGGACGAGCTGGTGGCTCTGCAAAAGAAGTTGAAGGGCACTGAGGATGAGCTCGACAAATACTCCGAGTCCCTTAAAGATGCACAGGAAAAGTTGGAACTGGCTGACAAAAAGGCCACAGAT GCTGAGAGCGAAGTAGCTTCTCTGAACAGACGCATCCAGCTGGTTGAGGAAGAGTTGGATCGCGCTCAGGAGCGCTTGGCTACTGCCCTGCAGAAGCTTGAGGAGGCTGAGAAGGCTGCAGATGAGAGTGAAAG AGGAATGAAAGTTATTGAAAATAGAGCCCAGAAGGATGAAGAGAAGATGGAAATCCAAGAGATCCAGCTTAAAGAAGCTAAGCACATTGCTGAAGAGGCTGACCGCAAGTATGAAGAG GTAGCTCGTAAGCTTGTGATCATTGAGAGTGACCTGGAGCGAGCTGAGGAACGTGCTGAACTATCAGAAAG CAAATGTGCTGAGCTTGAAGAGGAGTTGAAAACTGTGACCAACAACCTGAAGTCGCTGGAGGCTCAGGCTGAGAAG TACTCacagaaagaagacaaataTGAGGAGGAGATTAAAGTCCTGACTGACAAACTGAAGGAG GCTGAGACCCGTGCTGAATTTGCTGAGAGGTCAGTAACCAAGCTGGAGAAGAGCATTGATGACCTAGAAG AGAAAGTGGCGCATGCCAAAGAAGAAAACCTTAATATGCATCAGATGCTGGATCAAACTTTACTGGAGTTAAACAACATGTGA